AAGAAGGAACCATATTCCCATAatcttctcttttatttttacgtcATTCCTTCCTGCTTTGTGGGTGGACCAACTCGATCACTGCTGGGTTATTTAGGTTCAATCGCATATGCGAGTTGATGGTAGCTGGGCGTAGAGCATTTCATTTCAGACCATCACTGTTCGTGAACCCACCGTACCTAATTGTCTAGTAAGAGATTTTTCGGAGATGATTATAAATCATCTTAAGGATTTAATTAACTTAGAAACATACACCCTACACACGGTGTGTACATCAAAATGATCTAATATCCTTATTACATGAGAACAACAAGGAAAAAGAGGTCGAACCTCAGAATTGCATTTCCATCGATGATAGTACATCACTAGAATACTGAAATTACAAGCCACACAAAACAATAGATTAGCCAAATCCCTGCAAGAACAGCAAGACAAATTCAGCAAtcatataagaaaaacaataaaataaaaaaagtaaaacacaCAAGTATTTGCTGGATATGTATTTACCAGAGTGCCACGATGGTATAAGCCTCGAGCCATAACTATAGGACGATCCAAAGTAGCAATCGTTTGTAGTGTTCAAACCATTGGGACAATTACAGATGAACGAGTTATAAGCTCCATAGTACCCACAAACCCCATTGCTTCTCTCACAACTAGAACATGAACTCGGATACTCATTGTTCACgttgaacttgtatttgagcgCTATCCCATACTTCCAACTATTAGGGTCGGATTCACGGCCATTGAAGCTGTAGAAACCAGAATAAGAGCTGCATTGTAGCTTCTGCAAGTCCATCTCAAAAGCCGGCCCGAGATCAATCGGCGTGTAAACGCAACACGTTGCGATGGGAAGGTTAATGAAGCTTATGGCCCTGCATGAATACAAGAAGCTGCAGATTGGAGCACCTTGGTTGTCACAAAGGGAGAGCTTGGAGTTGTCACTGCTGTAAAGGCTGCCGTTGGATGATGAGGAGGTGGAGCAGTCGAGCAAAGCGAAGATGTTATCGTCTTGGAAGGTGAACGGCGCGTCGTAGTTGAGGCCGAAGCCTTTGCTGGGTTGAGTGCAGGAGCAGGTGGACATGGAAGGGTCGGAGATGTAGATGACTTGTTTTGTGTAGTCTATGTTGGTGATGGGGTAGGAGCCGGTGTGGGTGGTGAAGGTTAGCTTGTCTTGGTTGCATGTTACGGATTGATGGAAGCGCGGGTCGCCGCAGCCGGCATCACTGCCGAACGGGAATCTGAGAGGGACTTTGTCGCAGGATCTTTGGCAGATTTGGGATGTGATAAAGGATGGTAGAGTAAGAAAGACGAAGATGAAGGAGGTGATCATATTAGTTGAAGGATGAGAAAGCTTCATTTTAGTTGGAGAGATGAAGTCAGTATTGAAGAGTGAGAGAAGTGCGCTTCAATGTGTTGGTATATATAGGAAATGAATCACAGTTCAATCAATAACACTACCAACACCTTTTCACGTAAATATTTATATGGCAATCAAGTCTTATTTGTCAATGATAATTTGGTACTACTTGTAAGAATGCAGTTAGCCCTGGAGCTTAATATCTGTATAAATAAATGAAGTGAAGCTAGGTATATAGTAAGTTTTCACCTTTAGGGAGAGGAACTTGGGATATATCTCGCCACTTTCGGTGTTGGGGTGGCTTCTAGCTGGTTGAGCTAGCTTTTGAGTCCATGCTTTTCCCTATTATTAGATGCCTTGTTTTCTACTGCTAGCTTGCTTTATAATTTCTCTCTCGCACATTCATGAGACAGTGAGACTTCCTCGTCGTACTAGGACCAAAATATACTCGAGCTTCTTGAGACCTTATTTAGTTTCAAGTTCCCAATAGATAGATTGCTGAACAAGTTTACACTATGAATCATTCTTTCGGCCATTGTAAACTGTGTTTTTGTTATCCTTTTGCCTCCTGCCGAACAAGTTCATGGTATCTAGCTAGAGATCTCGACTTCTTTTCCAATATTTCGAGATTCATCAATAGATCGATCTAGGAAGATATTAAAACCAGCCATTAATGAAGTAACATTATAAATGTTGAATCTAACTCGCACATAACTCTCACATGCATTCCTGGATCTTGGTCATGTAATCTCACATGCTTATGACCCACTGAAAATGGCAATCACAGACAAGTCAGGAGGGCAACGGTCACTAATTAGGTCCTTAAGTTAATTATACATACTTAACTTAATTAGTCTCGTTCTTAATTTATGATATTAGACTAATTAAGAGAGTGAAAATGtagtatatgtatatttatctGATAGgtagaaaagaaaagacacAAGTCCAAGTATTTTAAGATAGCAATACGTACGACCAAAAGCTACCCCTAAATTCGTCCCCAAAACAAGCGTTGCCTCAAACTCTACTTTTGGGTTGAGCAATAAGTAATGTACGTACCCACCACTTCCATAAGCCTCTTATAAATAGGAAACTTGAAAGCATAACATTAGCATCATCCGGATTAAAAATGCAGCAATGATGGTCTCTAGTTCATGATTGAATTAGTTTATATCAATCATCAAATAATTGGTTTCGataacaaaatataattccTCACTATGATAACTGGGACAatgtgttggagaggagagattcTACATCTAaaaatgacaaataaaatagagattataagtgagtggataataaccaatgccttttatgattaaaacccaacacttgtgaggtggctaagttgggacaatattgGTACAGTTGTTCCATGGACCACGCTTTTctctgtttaacatggtatcagaacgggtccctctccagtcgcgtatccaatctgtcgtgggctcgagttGGGTGTCATTTTGTCATGGGCTCATGatgggtgtcattatcatgcCATCTGAGGgttttccgattggatgatcACTAAGTGTcattggttactggaccttgatttatttcgtcccagtatgtgggatgttaatctgtcacgtgcagacctaaaaattaggttgcacgtgaggaggcgtgttggagaggagagatctcacatctaaaaagtgacaaataaaatagagattataaaaagtggataataaccaattgtaccgagaccttttgtgattaaaatccAACACCTATGAGGTGActaagttgagacaatatTGGTACAATTGGTTCATGGGCCAcgtttgttgttgtttaacACATGGGTATTCCAAATTCAAACTTTATGAATTTCCGAAGTAGTTTAGTGAACATTGAATGGCTAGCTTGTATACGGTACTGAACGAAATAAAATTACTGCATTTGAAAGAACTAATATCTCCCgagtacaattttttttttacaagcaTGTACTACGTACGAACTTCCTCCAGCTATCTATCCCCTAATTATCCAAATGCAACATCACTCAGTTGTGGATTTCTGCAGCAGCTTTCTCTTCTTTGCTCTTCTTaatctttccttttcttcttgttcaaTCCTTAGAGCCTCTATTTCATCTTCCTGCCTTGCAAGTTTTGCGCTgtgaaaggaaaaaagagccaCATTCAATCAGAGTTCAGTTGATTAATTTTAGCGAGGACCTCAACAAGAAACTACAaaacttgatatatatatatatatatatatataggagaatttTCATGTGCGGACGTATGTATCTTACGTAAGGTATGGATTCACCGATTCCGGCGACGCAAGACCGCAATGGCAGGGCGAACCACAACAGCCACACTCCCCACCTCTTGGCGGTCCCGTCTCTGCCGGTCAGAGCTCCATCGGCCACCCACAGCAGTCGGAATCGCGAAAACGCCAGAATTTTCCctgaaacttgatttttgcagattccggccgccgtgggtcgCTGATGGAGCTCCGGCCTGCACAGACGGGATCGCCAGGAGATGGTtagtgcggctgtgctggtcCGCCGCGTCGTCGCCGTGCAAACGTCTGCACCCAAAgaagcctatatatatatatatatatatacaaggcttttcacataaggaggtccttatcttagcttaaggtacggattttcatttttaaccaacttttcgatcgagctTTCATATCTCCACCGTCAAATATCTAGGTaataatgtatagatcatgtccacaaaatttcagccgattccataaccgttaaggtactcataacttcgattttctactcaaaatatgaacggttcaggttcggcaaattcaatacgtccattggttttgattagttcgataccttaacgatcatgaaatcggctgaaattttgtggagatgatctatacgttataacctagatagtagacggtggagatgtgaaaaatcgatcgaaaagttggtcaaaaatgaaaatccgtactttaagctaagataaggaTTTCCTTATGTGAAAAGCCTTATATATATCAGTCcctattcagagtgaagcttcactctaaaattacagagtgaagttccaattttagcacacttttcggtcaaattttttcaccataagcgattcaatatttaggtatgctattcaagatcatttctacaaagtttcatccaatttgacaatggtttgagctttcaaaattgagatttacacgaacggttcacgttgaacagttttaattcattcattgatttaatctaatttcaataccttaacgatgtccgaattagatgaaattttgtagagatgatctattcagcatacctaaatattgaatcgcttatggtgaaaaaatttgaccgaaaagtgtgctaaaattgaaacttcactctgtaattttagagtgaagcttcactctgaatagggactatatatatatatatatatatatatataaccaaatCTGCAGACGTAACTTGATCATTCTCACcttctcctctcttctctctcgatATCAGCAAAGCTGGATACCATTGCACGATCATCTCTATCATCATAATCCAAAGTTGCGGGCCTCTTACGATTACCTCTGAAATTACACACtccatatatatgattaattttttttcacagAAATAGACAGATAGAATTAACATGAAAAGCGTActatagctagctaggttCAAGTACGAGCCATCAAACTGAATAAAATTCGAAGAATGAACACTATGAAGGAAAGTGTTTTTTACCTAAACAATCCTTGGATGATTGAAGAAACGTAAACATTATTgtcttcatcctcatccttGTCTGAatcctcatcatcaaccttctCGGCTATAGTTTTCAATCTTTCCttgttttcatattttgaCTTTTCCAATGAGGGTTTGCTTTTCAGAGAACATTGAGGTCTATCTGCCATCGATTTCTCCTTTTTTGGTGTATTACTTTGGTCTTGTGCGTTCTTTGCTGAGGAGGGTTTCTGCCACCCTGAAAGTGTTTTCAGAGGTTGTTTAGAATTTGGAGTTTGTGCATCACTTGATTTCGAGACAAAAATATCTTTATTAATTCCATCATCTTCTTTCGGAACTTCTTCGTCTGTTGACAACCAAGAGTAATCCCGAGATTCCCTGAGCTTTGCAACGTTCGCCGTACCCGGCTCGGCCTCTAATTCAGACGATTCTGGATCTGTAATTGTATCAAGGATCTCTACCTTGCTCACATCCTGTGAACTAATCCTAAGCTCTTGCATTAACGCATCCCTACCTTCAATTAATCTTTGAGAAATGCAATGTTGTGAGGGGCCAAAGAAGGGTCTGAAAAAGCCGCtttatatgtcaaaacgcaacTCGTAGTCTGAACTATAAAAAACAATGCGTGCACTAATGTATAGCAGGTTGCTTACCTGTGTTTAGGTATCTTCTTCTTATCAACCGAGCAGTCATCAACAAAGTCCGATGCCGTCCTTCTCTCTTTTCGAATGCGTTCCTTTAGTATCTCCCTTATTCTGAGAAAATCAGCATCCTACATATCAAGAATATTAGCCATGAGCAAGCATGCATAATATTAATGCTTTGATTAGCTAGTAATGCGTGGAGTACTTACATCTCCAACCCCCATATCTCTGTAGAACTACGCACTGGTTAATTGTGTCGACTGAACTTGCTTgagaagctagctagctgtCTGCAGGCCAAAAGTGGAAACAACGATTATACTTCATCAATCTGATATTGAATATCAAAGTTTAGCACCACGAAAGTAGCTAGTAATTAATATCCCAGTAGTGATAAATATCCCAGGTAAAAGCCATTAGCAGTAATAATTGATCGAATTCCAGCTTACTTGAAGATCGATCATGATCTATATGAAACGAAAAGTTCATAGAAATTGTAGTCTGCATGTGATTCATAAGCTACAAACCCTGAACAAAATCGCAAGAAAAGTAAAAGAAATAAGCAAAAGTCCCATAATAATCACGAGTCACGAGCACAAAACGCATTCACACAAGTGAACCAATACAAATTCACTGGTAAATATAAGATAGATTCTCCTCTCCAAACCCCATACATTTAATAACTATTTAATGTATGTAGacaatgtaaataaaaacatcAACAGTGTAAATTAAAATTCTCTTAGAGTCAGTTGCTTGGAATTCAAGTAATTAACAGATAGAACCTCAAAAGAATCATAATCTTGTGGCAGAGAAAACTTACTTTGGAAAGTGGGAAATCAGAGAAAATTCGAGCCTCTTCTCTCTTAATACTGCAAAGAAACTGGTAGACATTAAACAAGAGACCATCTCCTATTCAAACTCCTGATtatctctctctatatatacaactACAATATACAAGTTTCTAAACGCGAATTATATTAGCTAAAGTGGGCTAAGCCCAATGTCACAGCCCAACACATTTAAGGGCCCAATCTCGATTTTCAGATTTTCTTCCGACTATAATTCATTTCTGGAGACTGGAGGAGCCAAAAAGACCATCGATATAATTCCTTAAAACAACGTCCCCCTGAAAGTCTGAAACAAGCTTTGCCAAGTCCGAAGCTACTGGGCTGGTCTACTTTGATCGACATTTGAAGGTAAGTTTATGCTGTATGATTGCTGATATATACTGGGGTCTGGGCAGTGTTTAGTTTTGCCTATCAGTGCCTTTAAATGCTTTTCTATATTGCGCACCAAGTGTTCGATAGAATGCCTCACCCAAATTTTTACGACATTGTTGCACATTGGTATGATTACTTAGTTGCATACTCGCATTGGAGCTATCAGAAAGTATTGAAATGTTGAGTGGAATTGCTTGGTTTGAAGACTTAGTTGCATACTTGCGTATTTATGGAGATGATTTGTGGAAAGTTGTTTGTATATGTCGAGACGATGTTCATTGTTTGCTAGAATGTGTTATAGTTGAGTGATTATTTTTCAACTACACAGGTGATGTGATGAGGAAGCATATTTGCTTTAATTATTCTGGGGATCCCCAGAAGTTTCATTGATGGGTTGCTCTAACAGAGATGAGGAGGTGCATTATCTTCTCAGACTATTGTTGTCAGATACTTGCTAATCGTGCCCGGTTAAATCATGGTTTGAATGGTTCAGTGTACTACTTTAGAAGTTATAGCCGTATGCTCTCATCTGGCTCGACAGAGATGAGGCCATTTCCTGATTACTCCCCCAAGAGAAAAACCATCAAGGATGATGAACTTGTCCATGGCATCTCCACCACAATAAAGTTGCGTAGGTTTGAGCCCTTGCATAGGATTCTGAAGCCTTATGAATCTAAGTTCAGGTCTGACCATCTAATATGGGTTCTCATGAAAATTAAGAGTGACTATAAGTTGGTTTTGGATTTGTTTGATTGGGCATGCTTACGTAGGGATCCAACACTAGAAGCTCGTTGCATTGTTGTGCACATCGCTGCAGGATCAAATGATCTTCAAACAGCTCATATCCTGATCCATGATTTTTGGGCAAAACCTAAGTTAGATGTCAGTCTTTCCTGCACTCACTTTACTGATCGGTTGATATACACTTACAAGGACTGGGGTGCAGACCCCCATGTGTTTGATGTTTTCTTCCAGGTCCTTGTTGAACTTGGGATGCTCAACGATGCAAGAATACTTTTTGATAAGCTGTTAAGTTATGGGATAGTCATATCTGTTGATTCCTGTAATTTATTTCTTTCCCATTTATCAAATACCTCGGATGGAAGTGAGATGGCAATAAAGTTTTTCATTGAATATCTTGAAGTGGGCGTTCATTGGAACACATCATCATATAATATTATCATTCATTCTCTCTGTCGATTAGAGAAGATAAAAGAAGCCCACTATTTACTACTGCAGATGGAGTTGAAGGGTTGTTTGCCTGATGTTGTAAGTTATAGTACTTTAATCAGCCGATATTGTTATGTTGGAGAACTACAGAATGTGTTGAAGCTCATAGAAGAGATGAAAAGTAAGGGGTTGAAGCCAAATTCTCATACTTTTAACAGCATAATACTTCTTCTCTGCAAGACTGGAAAATTATCTGAAGCAGAAATGATATTGAGGGAAATGATTGTTTTGGGAGTACACCCCGATAATGTTGTCTATACAACTCTAATTGATGGTTTCTGTAAGTTCGGGAATGTTCCAGCTGCTTGGAggttgtttgatgaaatgcGGGATAGGAAAGTTACCCCAGATTTTATATCTTATACTGCTATTATACATGGATTCTGTCGAACAGGGAAGATGATGGATGCAGATAAGCTCTTCCATGAAATGGTTAGTAAAGGGTTGGAACCAGATGAAGTTACTTATACAGCACTCATTGATGGTTATTGCAAAACAGGTCAGATGAAAGAGGCCTTTTCTCTTCACAATCAGATGGTTAGTATGGGGCTTAGCCCAAATGTTATCACCTATACTGCACTGGCTGATGGTCTTTGTAAACGAGGGGAAGTTGATATAGCAAACGAACTTCTTCATGAGGTGTGTAGGAAAGGCCTTCAACTTAATGTCTGCAGCTACAACTCAATCGTGAATGGTCTTTGTAAAATGGGAGATATAGGAGAAGCAGAAGAATTGATGAGTCAAATGGAGGTTGCAGGTCCCAATCTTGATACTATTACTTATACTACTCTCATGGATGCATACTGTAAGGCAGGGCAGATGGCTAAGGCTCACAAGGTCCTGCGTGTGATGCTGGATAAAGGGCTTCAACCTACAGTTGTTACATTTAATGTACTGATGAATGGCTTTTGCATGTCAGGAATGCTAGAAGAAGGTGAGAGGTTACTTAAATGGATGTTAGAGAAGGGAATTGCGCCTAATGCCACCACCTACAATTCTGTAATGAAGCAGTACTGCATCAGAAATAACATGCGTGCTACAATTGAGATGTTCAAGGGTATGTCCGCTAGTGGGGTGATGCCTGATAATAATACGTATAACATTTTGATAAAAGGGCATTGCAAAcaaaggaatatgaaagaagCATGGTTTTTGCACAAAGAAATGGCAAAAAAAGGATTTATTCTTACAGCTAGTTCTTACATTGCACTTATTATTGGTTTTTGTAAGAGAAAGAAGTTCGTGGAGGCAAGAGAACTCTTTGAAGAGATGAGACGACAAGGTTTATTAGCAAATAGAGAAATATACAACATCTTTGTTGATATGAACTATGAAGATGGGAATATGGACAATACTCTTGAGCTCTGTGATGAGATTATAGAGAATTGTCTGGTTGGCAAGTCCAAAAATGAACACACATAGCTTGAATGACATTATTGGATACCAAAGTTGCCAGTTAGTTGGTGACGATATGCATGTGGGGGTGCTATGACTCCTAAGCATGGTGATATTTCCCAGTTCCATGCCTTTGATCCAAGTGGTTAGTGCAGGTTATCTGAAATGATGTCATTTCTGGATACTTTCCTCTCATGGAATGAGCATTACTGTCATCATGTTGTATGGAAAACGTAGATATATCCAAGCCCACTGCATGTTCCAGTATAGCAATCACAAGATGGTTGATTCTTTGTATATTTACATGTTCGACATCCTCACAtcaagaaatgagaaaaggTACATCGATTAGAAATTGTACTGCATAGTTGATATCAGATCTGTCATCTGTGTACGTGTTTGTATACTTACAGAATTTGGCAAGAAATATCTTTGTATGGGCCTTACAAATGTAAAGCATTTTTTCTGATGAACTATTTGACTGGCAGCAGCAATCTTGGTAAAGTTGAAGATTCTGTTAACAGAAGATTCAGGTGCGATCATTTTAGAAATCCAAAGAAGCTGATATTTGAGATTTACAGAGGCAAATTGCATTGCAGCAACAGCTTCAAGGGTCAACTTAAACGGGAGCCAAATGAAATGCAGCTTTAGGTTCAGAAATATGATTGAAATGGGACTTTGTTATGTATGCATATGGAGAACAACAAGCAAAGTAATGAATATAAACTGGATTTCTggaattataattttgaacaTTTTCTGTATGCAATGCAAATCTTTTAGGTGTATAACTGTATATCCGTTCTTCAACGTCTCCAGCGTAGAATCTTGTGTTTCTTAATGGATCAGGTTATGTAATTATTACCCAGCCAAATGCACATCAGCACCAGTGGTCTAGTGGTAGAATAGTACCCTGCCAC
This is a stretch of genomic DNA from Argentina anserina chromosome 4, drPotAnse1.1, whole genome shotgun sequence. It encodes these proteins:
- the LOC126791023 gene encoding pentatricopeptide repeat-containing protein At1g05670, mitochondrial, whose amino-acid sequence is MRRCIIFSDYCCQILANRARLNHGLNGSVYYFRSYSRMLSSGSTEMRPFPDYSPKRKTIKDDELVHGISTTIKLRRFEPLHRILKPYESKFRSDHLIWVLMKIKSDYKLVLDLFDWACLRRDPTLEARCIVVHIAAGSNDLQTAHILIHDFWAKPKLDVSLSCTHFTDRLIYTYKDWGADPHVFDVFFQVLVELGMLNDARILFDKLLSYGIVISVDSCNLFLSHLSNTSDGSEMAIKFFIEYLEVGVHWNTSSYNIIIHSLCRLEKIKEAHYLLLQMELKGCLPDVVSYSTLISRYCYVGELQNVLKLIEEMKSKGLKPNSHTFNSIILLLCKTGKLSEAEMILREMIVLGVHPDNVVYTTLIDGFCKFGNVPAAWRLFDEMRDRKVTPDFISYTAIIHGFCRTGKMMDADKLFHEMVSKGLEPDEVTYTALIDGYCKTGQMKEAFSLHNQMVSMGLSPNVITYTALADGLCKRGEVDIANELLHEVCRKGLQLNVCSYNSIVNGLCKMGDIGEAEELMSQMEVAGPNLDTITYTTLMDAYCKAGQMAKAHKVLRVMLDKGLQPTVVTFNVLMNGFCMSGMLEEGERLLKWMLEKGIAPNATTYNSVMKQYCIRNNMRATIEMFKGMSASGVMPDNNTYNILIKGHCKQRNMKEAWFLHKEMAKKGFILTASSYIALIIGFCKRKKFVEARELFEEMRRQGLLANREIYNIFVDMNYEDGNMDNTLELCDEIIENCLVGKSKNEHT
- the LOC126792512 gene encoding uncharacterized protein LOC126792512 translates to MGVGDDADFLRIREILKERIRKERRTASDFVDDCSVDKKKIPKHRPFFGPSQHCISQRLIEGRDALMQELRISSQDVSKVEILDTITDPESSELEAEPGTANVAKLRESRDYSWLSTDEEVPKEDDGINKDIFVSKSSDAQTPNSKQPLKTLSGWQKPSSAKNAQDQSNTPKKEKSMADRPQCSLKSKPSLEKSKYENKERLKTIAEKVDDEDSDKDEDEDNNVYVSSIIQGLFRGNRKRPATLDYDDRDDRAMVSSFADIEREERRSAKLARQEDEIEALRIEQEEKERLRRAKKRKLLQKSTTE
- the LOC126789844 gene encoding uncharacterized protein LOC126789844, with translation MKLSHPSTNMITSFIFVFLTLPSFITSQICQRSCDKVPLRFPFGSDAGCGDPRFHQSVTCNQDKLTFTTHTGSYPITNIDYTKQVIYISDPSMSTCSCTQPSKGFGLNYDAPFTFQDDNIFALLDCSTSSSSNGSLYSSDNSKLSLCDNQGAPICSFLYSCRAISFINLPIATCCVYTPIDLGPAFEMDLQKLQCSSYSGFYSFNGRESDPNSWKYGIALKYKFNVNNEYPSSCSSCERSNGVCGYYGAYNSFICNCPNGLNTTNDCYFGSSYSYGSRLIPSWHSGIWLIYCFVWLVISVF